The stretch of DNA tgtagagaaaagggaacctattgcactgttggtgggaatataaattggtatggctgctatggagaacagtatggagattccttagcaaactaggaataaaactaccatatgacccagcaatcccactactgggtatataccctgagaaaaccatagttccaaaagacacatgcactccagtgttcatggcaggacacggaagcaacctaaatttccattgacagatgaatggataaagatacttacattcatacatacacacataaagatacatacatgtacatatatgtatgtaaagatacatacatacattgtgataatacatataatggaatattatccagccataaaaagaaaaaaatttgagtcAACTGTAGTGAGAAGGATAAACCaatagcctattatacagagggaatCATTAATAAGTTGGAAAGAGaacaacaaatatattaatgcatatatatgtatggaatctaaaaaaatagtactgatgaacctatttacagagaagaaatggagatgcagatgtagagaatggtcTGGTGGACACAGcaaggggaaggaaagggtagGACAAGTTGAGAAAGTGACatggacatacacacactatcATGGGGAAAATAAATAGCTCATGGGAAgcttctgtataacacagggagtccagccttgtgctctgtggtgacctagaggggtggaattgGGGCAGGAGAGGCTCAAGAGaaaggggatatacatatatatataattatgattggttcatgctgatatatggcagagactaccacaacattgtaaagcaatttccgtcaagaaaaaaaagttcaaattaaACTTACTTTGACCTAAAGTCATCAGCAGCCAGTTTGCAGTTGTCAAGCTGTACAGCGAGTCTGCAATTCTCGGCCTTTGTACACAAGATCTGGGAAGTAAGTTCCTATGTCGtgaatggttctttgaaagaAACCCACATATCTACTCATTTAATAACTATGCcagtgtttatcttttaaaagtctttgtaaGAAAATATAGAATAGCTTTCAGCCTGCTTTTATTGACCACATCATTTCATGAAGGAATAAGGAGGGccaatttataaacaaaatagagaaataaaaagttttattttttttttaatgacctaaAACATTTTTGCAGTATTCCTTGGCCACTGAACTTAGGTAGATTTCTCTCTAGGAGTTTATATTATGACTACATCTCCacccataataataaaaatttatcagTAAAAAAAGGACATAATTACTAGGTAAAattatatgattaaaaatatgaCATTTCCATATCTATGTTAAATAATGTACATGTACACTGTTACacacagaaataattttagatataaCACTGCTTTTCCTCATTCTCTAGCTGATAAAGGTAAATTTAGGGATAAGCGAGTTTATTATGGTCACTTAGTAATTAGCGGCAGCATATAAGCTAGCGCTGATGTTTACTGACTTTTTCCCCCACTCtattctttttggccatgccgcatggcatgtggggtcttagtcccccaccagggatggaccctgagccctctgcagtggaagcacagtgtcttaaccattggaccaccagtcACCCTGTTTGCTGACTTTTTGTCCAGTACCCTTTCCTCTACATCACGTTACCTCCGGGGAGTCCCTGCCCTTTCCCGGGTTTCCCTCCATAGAACAGACTCGTAGTATAAACATAAAGCACATCACAGACTGGGAAGGTGGAACATTAGGGTGATGAGATACTAGACCTTTTGTTGGAGATCTTCAATGGTGTCGAAGTAACACTGATAATCAGGGCACACCAACGGCACATCCTCTTCACACTGTTCTCGGATCCTGCATTCCAACTCGGCATTCAACTCCTCCAGCCCGCGCACCTTCTCCAGATAGCTGGCGAGCCTGTCATTCAGGAACTGCATTGTCTCCTTCTCGTTACTGTTGAACACACCATCCTCACACCAGGCGCAGTTCCCCACCACGCACGGAATATTACAACTCCCAGCAAAGCAGGCCGGCGGGAGGCACCCAGTCGGCAAACGAGCCCCGGATGGAAAGCTGGAGGTCTGGCAACTGGATGTAGCACAGGCGCTGGGGAGACATGTGGTTTCCACGGAACAGGTTGAAGCAAGCGCACAATCAGAAGCCCTGGCACTGGATTCAGAAGAGCAGCCCGTGGGGGAACAGTCAGAAGCCATTCTATCAGGACTGAAGGATAAAGACTAGTTGCAAAACTCCAACTGCCCGCCTCCAAAACTCTCATTCCCTCCCGAGACTTATATATACCCCACTTCAAATGGGTATTTACAGACTACACCGGATGTTTTCCGCTGCCAGTTTTCATATGAACATTCATTAGTGTTGTTGATTTGCTGAAGAAGAGTTTTATGCTTCATAAAAGAGACATAACTTCAGGTTTCTAAATAAGGATACCATCTCCATGTGCCAGTAGGATAAAGCACTTGTTTCAGCAAATCTTCATAGGAAGCATTGTCCTTTTGACAgaatgaggaaagaaagagaaaatttgggCAATCAGTAATTATAGATACAACTGATTACACATAAGGGAAATAATATCCCTACAGATTTTGATCCTGTGCATTGAAAACTGCTCATGTCTCCTTTTGAAATTAATATTACAACTCATGTAAAtgccatttatttgtttgtgCCACCACCATAAAAGTGTTCTGTGTGATTAGCCATCTTCAATGCTGTTTGTGGTCTTGCTGTGCTCACATGGTGGAGGAGTGTGTACTGAatttgaagtgtgtgtgtgagaatcaTACATGCCCATGTGCAAACTGAAAAGTCACTTTATGTAACTGATGGGCACCACTTTTGCCCTACATGCCAAAATATAAATTGGTTATCAAAACACGGAGTTGTAACCTTTGATTTCCTGAAacttgccttctccacttttcctATGCTTCACTTTTATATTAGAGATACTGATTTTTATCTGTATCTCTATAAGAATGAAATACAAATTCTGTTATAATTTTTTAGTCTCAGGAAGCTAAACCTTCGTTAACTACACTTCAGTATAGAAAGAAGAAAGTTGCAAAAGGCATTTCTTCTGGGACATGAAAGTCGTTTtctcttatttacttatttatttaattttgaaggCCTCAATTTCATGAAAATTGAATATGTTGAAACTTGGGAATAAAGTTCTATTGTATGAGTTCCAGCAATTCCATTGGATGAACTCCCTGGGGCAGTACTGAATGGATAGGGATCTGAGATGTAAGTTTTCTGGGTTCTTTGTTAAGTTTTATCTccaattttcagttttcttgcctttgattgtggtatttatttcattttaaaaagtgtacagAGCAAATTGTCTGCAGAATGTTCAAGATCTTTATGGGGGGCGGGTAGCCCATTACTCCaacaaagttaaaattttcatgattcagaataaacaatttttttctaacTCTGAGGACTTCTTCCTTAAATAGCTGATAAtggaaaaacaaccaaccaaccaaaaccAAACCTGGAGACTTAAGATAGAGGATTAAAATAGTCTCTTAGAATTTATTATTCATTGAGCAAAGTTGGCTTTGATTTTAGTAATTCTCCTTATATTTCAACACTAGGCTAAAAGTTCTTAACTGTATAGAAATTAGACATCCTTTTACTCTTTGATACCCTCTTTGTAATGTGGGTTTccccctcatttaaaaaaatatattctattgaTCTTTGTTAATTCAGCAGTTTGAACATGATATACCTagatggtgtatgtgtgtgtgtttgtttaggTTGTATTTATCCTGCTTGAGATTCTTGAATTTGCGAGTTACTGAAATACATcactaaatttggaaaattttcagcttcccctcccccagtttTTCTGCCGCATTTTCACTTGCCTATCATTCTGGAACTCCGATTTCATGCATATTGGACTACTTGACACTGGCCCAGAAGATTTAGTTGGCGTTTTCTATTCTGGTATTAATGGCAactattgactttttttttattacagtctttagttctagaattttcatttgcttctctcttaatttaaataaatttaatttattattaatttatcatatagaattaaaaattttactttttctggtGAGATTCCTCATCTTgtccattcttttccttttaccttttGTCCATCATTCCCTTTAAATCCATGAAAATATTGATAATACCTGTTTTAAGATATTGTCTGCTAATTCTAACATCTATATATCTATGGATCTATTTCTATTGGCAGCTTTTTCTCTTGTTTATAGGTGAGATTTTCTTGCTTCTTCATGTGtctggaaattttaaattatatgctaTCCATTTTAGAGAATACATTTTAGGAAATTTCAATTATGTTGCAGAGTTTTGAGTGTTGGGCTTTGTTCTGACAAGACGTCAAAtctctggaagatccccttgcTCCTCTCAGGTTaggttttagaattttccagggcAGGTATAATTTCATGTGTTCTCTTCCCAAAGTTGTGATCCTTACTCTTTTGGTGTGTTCTTCTGGAATATCAGTAGAATCCCCAAGGTACACAAAGAGCTTTGGCCCCTCTAGATAGGCTGGGAATTCAAAGTCCATTAGTACTGAATGACTTCTGGTATTTCCAGTCAGCTCTTTATCGCTCAAAAGCCATTCTATGGCAACCTCATAGAATTTCATTCAGTGCGCGTGCAAAACAGCTTTCTCTTGACTATCGTCTTTTACACAGACTTCCTCACCTTCCCTCATATATGTGCTTCCTTCTAGAACACAATCACAAATTCCAGTTGCCTAAACTTCATttgttcccctggtggctcagacgataaagaatccacctgcagtgcaggagacctgggttcgatccctgagttgggaagatcccctggaggaaggaatggcaacccactctagtattcttgcctggagaatccccatggacagaggagcctggtgggaagtccatggggtcacaaagagttggacataactgagcgactaagcacagcacagcacaaacttCATTTAGATATGTCACTTGCGTTTTGACATTTCTAGAGCAGAACACAGCATTCCTTTTTAAATTGGTGACCTTACACTGCTGCCTAGTATCTCTCGACATCTTTTCCATATTCATTTGATCTCCAGCTTCGGTCAATTTGTCTTTGACTGtgtgttttctcctttttatcaCTTAAATCTTAATTTCTTAATTGTTCTCCATTTTTCCATACCACAGCACTTCTCTAATGCACATTTTTGACTcaccttttttaaattgaagtatagttagtttacaatgtggtgttaattTCAAGTTTATAGCAGTTATAcatacgtatatgtgtgtgtgctaagttgcttcagttgtgttcctctctttgtgaccccagggactgtagcctgtcaggctacatgagattctccaggcaagaacactgaagtagattgccatgcccttctccaggggatctttctgacccaagaattgaacctgtgtctcttacgtctcctgcattagcaggcaggttctttaccactagcaccacctgggaaggccctgcatataaatacattctttttcaaattctcttccattatacCTTATTACAAGATTTTGAGTATagatccctgtgttatacagtataattcatatatttttattataatagaatgctagcattcaataaataattgttaattGTATGAGGGAGTGAGTGGATATTGTATATATATCTGCCTTACTTTCCAGACAATCAGTTCATTTTTAGCAGAGATGGTAAAATAGGGTACATAATAGGTACTTAgtatgtttattgaatgaataatatTGCTGTATATTTTTTGCACAAATAGATCTGGCATCTAGATTAGTTGATATATTAGGTCATATTTGGTCCTTGGATCATATTTGGTCTTTGGATCATATTTGGTGTTTCCCAATCTACCTTCAACCATTTTGAAGGAAGGACAAGTTAGGGATATTATGCTGATATCCTGGACCATTTTATATGCAACGCCGTTTAGTTTTcttaaaacaacaagaacaacaaaagcaAGAAGTATTTGTCTGTACTGCCACCCTTTTCAGTTTTGCAGATGTTCTGAGTTTCTTAAAATGCTGACCTTTGGAgttaagaaatacatttgatgcgttaataaaaataaatggaagtaaTTATAGACATTTGTGTTATGCCAGAGATGTAAACTTTATTAGAATAATCATGAAGAAGCGCCTCAATTTCCAGAAAGATACCATTCAAGACTGGAAACAGAATTCCCAAAGCACCAAAGAAAGATAGAATTTAACATGAAGGAACTGAACAACGTTGGGAAGCCTATAGGCGTCTACCTATTCCAGCTGTCCTTGTTCACTGACGTCTACTACACAGCCATCGAAAGtctcttggtttcttttttgtgAGGGTTGTCTGTGATAATGCCATCCTTGTTCCAACTTCGAAAGCGGAGCCACAGTTAGTTGCAGGTACTGAGACAGGTGAGCACTAAAGCTTCTGGGTTgactctgtgtcaggcactgggtGAGGCAGCCATTGGTCAGCAGCAGCTTGGGATGCAGGGCTCACAGCTGGGCTGAGTGTAGGTTGTGAGGTTGATGGTTTCCAGGCCTGGGGTGGGCTGGGAAGAGTTGAGCAGGAAGCAGGTGGGCACACAGGGCTGAGGAATGTGGCAAGGTGGGGGGCAGTTGTCACAGCAGGTTGGCTCCAGTAACCAGACTGTGTGTGGGCAGGTGCTGGGTAGGCAGACTCCACATCTGCAGAATTTGTCAGAGGAGCAGATAGTGGTGGCGGGGCTGGTACGGGCGCTGCAGCAGAGGGGAGCACAGCAAGCCATGGTGTTGGGAAGCTGTgttttttattgatttggtttAAAGAAGATGAGTCTCCTGAAGTGCGAATGTCTCTTTTTTGCTCTGGGGCTCTTATATACCCTCTCCAGTGGGTGTTGGTCCAACCGGAAGGCTTCTTTCCTGATTCTTGTTTATGTTAGTGTACCCATTATCCTTTGACTGGTTTGACATTTAGATGcttgtaaatttattttcctaattagCTTTTGTTTGAGTTCACTGCTAAATTTGAACAGATTACTCTTGCCATTTGTCACTGGGACACAGGCTTTATGAGGTGTCATCAGTGGCTTCTGCTATTATAATTCCAGCGCCAGCCCTGATGGGGAATATGCGTGAGAGCACAGCTGTAGGGCGTAGGGCTTTTCTCTCGTGCtggtcagtttttattttctttacctttatCTGTTATCAATTCGTTTGATGAACTATTCTTCTTTTAAAGATAACTTGTTTTTAGTAACTCTCTTTTAGCTTTGGGGACTTTAATAAATTAACTGACTTTTAATTGACACATAATATACATGTAACATTGTATTAGTAGTATTGTAGTGCTGGGACTTTTGAAGATCTAACTTACATTAATGTGGAGACATACACTATTATCCCATTTTTATTGTAAAGTGTTGcatattcattaaaaatgcagactatatagaaataaataaagaaatttccCACAACACCTTATCATCAAGAGAAATTATCTATCAGCATTTATATATATCCCTCTAGTCATTTTTCTATAACTTGTTTATCATTTTATGACACCACTGGAATCACATTGTATATACCATTCTATTACTTGCATtttcacttaaatatatatattttcatgatcttatattcttaagtatatttgataatattattttaagtatttcctAGTGTTCATCATACAATTGTACTTCTAAATTGCTT from Bos mutus isolate GX-2022 chromosome 19, NWIPB_WYAK_1.1, whole genome shotgun sequence encodes:
- the LOC102286298 gene encoding keratin-associated protein 3-3 — its product is MACCAPLCCSARTSPATTICSSDKFCRCGVCLPSTCPHTVWLLEPTCCDNCPPPCHIPQPCVPTCFLLNSSQPTPGLETINLTTYTQPSCEPCIPSCC